The following proteins come from a genomic window of Vicia villosa cultivar HV-30 ecotype Madison, WI unplaced genomic scaffold, Vvil1.0 ctg.002011F_1_1, whole genome shotgun sequence:
- the LOC131637481 gene encoding geraniol 8-hydroxylase-like, whose protein sequence is MEIHTLLLFATLFLVIIRFFLNRKKNKPPGPTGLPIIGNLHQLGPQPHSSLSSLAKTYGPIMSLRFGSVNVTVASSPTTAQEILQKNDQSFANRPIPESVAAQPNVNDTLAWAPADPRWRNRRRICTTQIFTSQRLDLLQHLRHRKVEQLVQHLHKKAAERATVDIGELAFATMLNLVSNTVFSEDIVDPEFESAGEFKELVWRIMEDAGKVNVSDYFPVLKRFDLQGVKRHVKVSYERLHEIFDRMIRKRVEDRESSHGGGCGDFLDVLLDHCQEEDEGSVFSVESIKPLILDLFIAGSDTSGSTTEWAMAELLHNPKIMKKARNEVIQIIGKSNQVKESDIPSLPYIQSIVKETLRLHPPVPLLLPYIASNDVEINGYTIDKGNQVLINAWSIGRNPEFWDDPLVFKPERFVDSNVDFKGRDFEYLPFGAGRRICPGIPLANRMIVLMLAVLLHSFEWELPEGVGPDTLDMREQYGITLKKLVPLSAVPISVVV, encoded by the exons ATGGAGATTCACACCTTGCTACTATTTGCCACCCTCTTCCTTGTTATAATCCGGTTTTTTCTAAACCGTAAAAAGAATAAACCGCCCGGTCCAACCGGTCTACCCATAATCGGAAACCTCCATCAACTAGGCCCCCAACCCCACTCTTCTCTTTCTTCCCTTGCCAAAACCTATGGCCCCATCATGTCTCTCCGTTTCGGTTCCGTCAATGTCACCGTCGCATCCTCCCCTACAACCGCCCAAGAAATCCTCCAAAAAAACGACCAATCCTTCGCCAACCGCCCTATCCCGGAATCAGTCGCCGCCCAACCCAACGTCAACGACACCCTCGCTTGGGCACCCGCCGACCCACGCTGGCGCAACCGTCGTCGCATCTGCACCACTCAAATATTCACATCCCAACGCCTCGACCTCCTCCAACACCTCCGCCACCGGAAAGTTGAGCAGCTAGTCCAACACCTTCACAAAAAAGCTGCGGAAAGAGCAACAGTTGACATAGGGGAGCTAGCTTTCGCCACCATGCTGAACTTGGTTTCGAACACGGTGTTCTCTGAGGATATTGTTGACCCGGAGTTCGAGAGTGCCGGTGAGTTTAAGGAGCTTGTATGGAGGATTATGGAGGATGCTGGGAAAGTGAACGTTTCGGATTATTTTCCGGTGTTGAAGAGATTTGATTTGCAGGGTGTGAAGAGACATGTTAAGGTTTCTTATGAGAGATTGCATGAGATTTTTGATCGTATGATTCGAAAGCGTGTTGAGGATAGAGAGAGTTCGCATGGCGGTGGATGTGGTGACTTTCTGGATGTGTTGCTTGATCATtgtcaagaagaagatgaaggctcTGTTTTTAGTGTTGAAAGCATCAAGCCATTGATTCTG GATTTATTCATAGCTGGAAGTGACACATCAGGATCAACAACAGAATGGGCAATGGCAGAACTTCTTCACAAtccaaaaataatgaaaaaagcaAGAAACGAAGTCATTCAAATAATAGGAAAATCCAACCAGGTCAAAGAATCAGACATTCCATCTCTTCCTTACATTCAATCAATAGTCAAAGAAACACTCCGGCTTCATCCACCAGTACCACTTCTCTTACCTTACATTGCATCAAACGATGTTGAAATCAACGGTTACACAATTGACAAAGGAAATCAAGTTTTGATTAACGCTTGGTCCATTGGAAGAAACCCTGAGTTTTGGGATGATCCATTGGTTTTTAAGCCGGAGAGGTTTGTTGATTCCAATGTTGATTTTAAAGGGAGAGATTTCGAGTATTTACCTTTTGGTGCTGGGAGAAGAATTTGTCCTGGGATTCCTCTTGCTAATAGGATGATTGTCTTAATGTTGGCTGTGTTGTTGCATTCTTTTGAATGGGAGCTTCCTGAAGGTGTTGGTCCGGATACGCTTGATATGAGGGAACAATATGGAATCACGTTGAAGAAGCTTGTTCCTCTTTCTGCTGTTCCAATTTCTGTAGTAGTATGA